From a region of the Streptacidiphilus albus JL83 genome:
- the coaE gene encoding dephospho-CoA kinase: MLKVGLTGGIGAGKSEVSRLLASYGAVVVDADLIAREVVAPGTPGLAAVVAEFGPEVLLPDGALDRPRLGGIVFADPARLAALNAIVHPLVGRRSAELEEAAGPGDVVLHDVPLLAENGLAGLYDLVVVVDAADATRLDRLVRLRGMAEGEARARMAAQSSREDRLAVADLVIDNDGPLERLEPQVRALWGRLLAKAGA, translated from the coding sequence ATGCTGAAGGTCGGGTTGACGGGTGGTATCGGTGCCGGCAAGAGCGAGGTCTCGCGGCTGCTGGCCTCGTACGGTGCGGTGGTGGTGGACGCGGATCTGATCGCGCGGGAGGTGGTGGCGCCGGGGACGCCGGGGCTGGCGGCGGTGGTCGCGGAGTTCGGTCCGGAGGTGCTGCTGCCGGACGGTGCGCTGGACCGTCCCCGGCTGGGCGGGATCGTGTTCGCGGACCCGGCGCGGCTGGCGGCGTTGAACGCGATCGTGCATCCGCTGGTGGGGCGGCGCTCGGCGGAGCTGGAGGAGGCGGCCGGGCCGGGGGACGTGGTGCTGCACGATGTGCCGCTGCTGGCGGAGAACGGGCTGGCCGGGCTGTACGACCTGGTGGTGGTGGTCGACGCGGCGGACGCGACCCGGCTGGACCGGTTGGTGCGGCTGCGGGGGATGGCGGAGGGCGAGGCGCGGGCGCGGATGGCGGCGCAGTCCTCGCGGGAGGACCGGCTGGCGGTGGCCGACCTGGTGATCGACAACGACGGCCCGCTGGAGCGGTTGGAGCCTCAGGTCCGGGCGCTGTGGGGGCGGTTGCTGGCGAAGGCCGGGGCCTGA